The stretch of DNA AAAAACGGCAGATAATAATTTGTATAAAATTCAATTTATTGATTTTCAGGGATCTTCAACAGGGCAAGGTACATTTTTGAAAACCTACTTGGGGCAATGGACATCTATTGAATCGACTCAAAACTACACAGCATTAGAGCAATTTAAGCTATTCCCTAATCCTGCTTCTAGCCAGATTAATCTTACTTTTTCTTTAGACCAAGCCCAAGAAGGAATGCGTCTTCAATTGACCAATATGTTGGGGCAAACTGTATTGGAGACAAGCCTAGATGGAAAACGTGGGTTAAATGGTGTAGAATTTAATGTAGAACAATTTAATGCTGGTAATTATATACTGACACTTCAGTCAGAGCAAGTTTTGATTAGCCAGCAAGTTATTTTGAATTAATATTATAAACAACTTCAATTAATCCTTAATAATAAAAAAATGAAATCAATTATAAATGCCGCTATTGTTTTGGCAGCCAGTTTGTTTTTTCTTTTGTCTTGTACTTCTGATGCTGATAGCAGTTCAACTACTGTTGTTGATACCACAACTGCTGCCCCTAAAGAGTGGCGCATTGTTTCCTTAAATGGTACAATTACAGAATTGTTGCATACGTTTAAATTACAAGATAAAATTGTAGGAGTTGATGTAACCAGTACTTATCCTGAAAGTGTTAAATCTATTGCAAATTTGGGACATACCAGCCAACTTAATACCGAAGCAATTTTGGAATTAAAGCCAAATTTGATTCTAATTGATGAAAAGACTGTCGGAAATAAAGCGTTGGAAGGACTCGAAGAAGCGGGAATTGATATTCAAGTGATTCAAATTCCTCAAACCTTAGATGGTTCTTTGAAGGTTGCCCAACAATTGGGGACGCTTTTGGATCAAACCATAGAAACAGAGGTTTTGGCTAAAAAGATAGAACAGAATACCAAAAAAATTAATGATTTAGTAGCCAAGGTGACCGAAAAACCTAAAGTACTGTTTATCTATGCTCGTGGAGCACAAGCAATGATGGTAGCAGGCAAAAACACCTTTGCAGAGAAAATGATCGAATTAGCAGGCGGTATTCCTGTTGTTCAAGAATTTGAATCGTTTAAGCCATTAACAGCAGAAGCGTTGTTGCAATATCAGCCAGAAGCCATCTTAATGTTTAATTCAGGTTTGGCAAGTCTAGCGGATGAAGCTAAGGAACAAACAGGGAAAGAGCAGCTATTGGCAATTCCTGGAGTTGGGCAAACACCTGCTGGCAAAAATCAAAAAATTATTACCATGGAAGGCTTGTACCTATCAGGATTTGGTCCTAGATCAAGTGATGCCGCTTTAGAGCTGGCGACAGCCTTGCATAACAATGAGTTGACTTTATTAAGTGAAGTTGAATAGAGTATCAATGGCTCCCACCACTGCATCCATGTCCATTGTTGTGAAGCTAAGCACTTTACTTTTGTTGAGTGTATTGCTATCGCTTTGCGTGGGAGCCTATTCTATTTCACTACAAGATATCATTAAAATTTTGGGTAGCGGTTTGAACCTAAGCGAAGGGGTAGAAGAGAGGAGCTCCTTTTTAGTTTTTCAAATTAGACTACCTAGAATTTTATTGGGTTTACTAGTTGGAGCAGGATTGGCAATTGCTGGAGCGGCTATACAGGTGGTTTTTCGAAACCCATTGGCTGAACCAGGACTAATTGGTATATCGAGTGGCTCTATGTTATTGGCGGCAGCTTTTATTGTATTAAAAGATTATTTGCCGTTTGAAATGGGATTGTTGTCGCATTATATTGGCTTGTCTCTGGCCGCTTTTTTGGGTGGTTTGCTGGCAACTATATTGGTCTATAAGCTTTCTTCAAAAGGTGGATATACCTCAGTGAGTACCATGTTGCTAGCAGGGGTTGCCATGACTGCTTTGGCAGGAGGCTTAACTGGATTACTAATTTTTTATGCTACAGAATCTCAGTTAAGAGATATTACATTTTGGAATTTTGGTTCCTTAGGGGGAGCCAATTGGACGATTGTAGGAGTATTAACGATAATTGTATTACTCGGAAGTGGAGGAATTATAAAATATGCTAAGCAATTAGAAATTATGCAATTGGGCGACCAAGAAGCGGGTTATTTGGGGGTAAATGTAGAAAAAACAAAGCAGTTTGTTGTAATGCTTGTTGTTCTCATGGTTGGAGCCTGTGTGGCTTTTACAGGATTAATTGGTTTTGTAGGTCTAGTTGTGCCACATTTAGTTCGTATCTATTTTAAGGATGTGTCTTTCTCAATAACTATCATTTATACCAGCTTATTAGGAGCTATTCTACTAAGCTTGGCGGATACTATTGCTCGAACTATTGTAGCCCCTGCCGAACTGCCAATCGGTATTTTAACTTCGCTTATTGGTGCGCCCTTTTTTCTTTGGTTATTGGTGAATAAAAAAACGCCTTATAACTAGCTGGATTTGTTGGTCGTAGATGCGTATTGTGAATGTAAGATTGTTCTTAGGATTAGATCATAGTTCGTAATGCGCTCTACCTAACTTAAAATGAAAAATTATGCTTAACATCAATAACATAACAGTTCATTTAGGAGGAGAAACTTTGTTGGAGCAAATCAGTTTTGATATTCAACAAGGTGATTTTATGGTTTTGTTGGGCGGAAATGGAGCTGGAAAATCAACGTTATTAAAAACATTGGCTCGCAGTATTCCTTATTGCAAAGGGCAAGTGCTTTTTAAAGAAGAATTATTAGGGCATTGGAATCAGGAAGAATTATCAAGAAATAGAGCTGTTTTATCGCAAAATACATTCTTGGTTTTTCCTATGAATGTAATAGAGGTCGTGCTGTTGGGGCGTTACCCGTATAGTCAAGGTCGAAAGCCAAGTGTAAAGGATGTTGCCATTGCTTACGAAATGCTTGATCTAATGGGAATTGCTCACTATGCCGATGTAGATATTACAACGCTTTCGGGGGGAGAGCAACAACGGGCGCATATTGCTCGAGTGTTGGCGCAAGTATGGGAAAGCAGTCCAGAACACCCCAAATTATTATTACTAGACGAGCCAACTTCTAACTTAGATATTGCCTATCAGCACATCTTATTGGAATTATTGCAGGATCGAGTACAAAAACATGGTTTGGTTGTTTTGACGATTTTGCACGATATGAATTTGGCAGCTCGTTATGCTACTCAAATTGCCTTATTAAAACAAGGAAAATTATTGGCGGTAGGCAAGCCAGAAGAAACACTCACGCCAGATTGGATTATGAAGGCTTTTGGGGTTTCTTCCATTATACAAGAGCATCCTATTTTTGACTGCTTGCAGGTCTCTACTTATTAGTAAGTAAGTTTGAGCACCTCAAACATATAAACTTCACATCTACTATTTTAAAACCTTTAGGACTAAAAACAAAAGGTAAAACTATAACAACAATGGAAACAATCACATTAAAGGATCGTTACAACGATTATAAAACAGCACATCCCAAAGCTAGAATTCGTGATATTGCGGTAGCCTTGGAAGTATCAGAAATGGAATTGTTAGAGATTTCAACAG from Aureispira anguillae encodes:
- a CDS encoding heme ABC transporter ATP-binding protein, which translates into the protein MLNINNITVHLGGETLLEQISFDIQQGDFMVLLGGNGAGKSTLLKTLARSIPYCKGQVLFKEELLGHWNQEELSRNRAVLSQNTFLVFPMNVIEVVLLGRYPYSQGRKPSVKDVAIAYEMLDLMGIAHYADVDITTLSGGEQQRAHIARVLAQVWESSPEHPKLLLLDEPTSNLDIAYQHILLELLQDRVQKHGLVVLTILHDMNLAARYATQIALLKQGKLLAVGKPEETLTPDWIMKAFGVSSIIQEHPIFDCLQVSTY
- a CDS encoding FecCD family ABC transporter permease, producing the protein MNRVSMAPTTASMSIVVKLSTLLLLSVLLSLCVGAYSISLQDIIKILGSGLNLSEGVEERSSFLVFQIRLPRILLGLLVGAGLAIAGAAIQVVFRNPLAEPGLIGISSGSMLLAAAFIVLKDYLPFEMGLLSHYIGLSLAAFLGGLLATILVYKLSSKGGYTSVSTMLLAGVAMTALAGGLTGLLIFYATESQLRDITFWNFGSLGGANWTIVGVLTIIVLLGSGGIIKYAKQLEIMQLGDQEAGYLGVNVEKTKQFVVMLVVLMVGACVAFTGLIGFVGLVVPHLVRIYFKDVSFSITIIYTSLLGAILLSLADTIARTIVAPAELPIGILTSLIGAPFFLWLLVNKKTPYN
- a CDS encoding heme/hemin ABC transporter substrate-binding protein, whose translation is MKSIINAAIVLAASLFFLLSCTSDADSSSTTVVDTTTAAPKEWRIVSLNGTITELLHTFKLQDKIVGVDVTSTYPESVKSIANLGHTSQLNTEAILELKPNLILIDEKTVGNKALEGLEEAGIDIQVIQIPQTLDGSLKVAQQLGTLLDQTIETEVLAKKIEQNTKKINDLVAKVTEKPKVLFIYARGAQAMMVAGKNTFAEKMIELAGGIPVVQEFESFKPLTAEALLQYQPEAILMFNSGLASLADEAKEQTGKEQLLAIPGVGQTPAGKNQKIITMEGLYLSGFGPRSSDAALELATALHNNELTLLSEVE